The following coding sequences are from one Humulus lupulus chromosome X, drHumLupu1.1, whole genome shotgun sequence window:
- the LOC133805341 gene encoding alkylbase DNA glycosidase-like protein mag2, with amino-acid sequence MGEQTQVQAQTQTQPQQTQTQQQVQTQTQTEHESAVTSISTTTIAPSSTAPTELSNAPAQTSTPPSKIPFRPRKIRKLSPDNSDSKSTQIVAVSESPKPSVTATAASAKPTKSKIVQSRALTVPRVAARSLSCDGEVEIALRHLRAADPILAPLIDMHQPPTFDSFHTPFLALTRSILYQQLAFKAGTSIYTRFIALCGGETGVVPENVLALTPQQLRQIGVSGRKASYLHDLARKYQNGILSDTAIVNMDDKSLFTMLTMVNGIGSWSVHMFMIFSLHRPDVLPINDLGVRKGVQFLYNLEDLPRPSQMEQLCEKWKPYRSVAAWYMWRFVEAKGAPSSAASVVAGASLQQQQQQPGEPQQPQQQQQQPQLMDPLNILNIGSGPGMDNQFRACAWGQ; translated from the exons ATGGGCGAGCAAACTCAAGTCCAGGCCCAAACCCAAACCCAACCCCAACAAACACAAACACAGCAACAGGTCCAGACCCAGACCCAAACCGAACATGAATCTGCCGTGACCTCCATCTCTACTACCACAATTGCTCCGTCGAGTACAGCGCCGACCGAGCTCAGCAATGCTCCGGCTCAGACTTCCACTCCTCCTTCCAAAATCCCCTTCCGCCCTCGCAAGATTCGGAAGCTTTCGCCGGACAATTCCGACTCGAAATCCACTCAAATCGTCGCTGTGTCTGAAAGCCCCAAACCCTCGGTCACAGCAACCGCTGCCTCCGCAAAACCCACCAAGTCGAAGATCGTACAGTCACGGGCCTTGACGGTTCCTAGAGTCGCTGCGAGATCGCTTTCCTGCGATGGTGAGGTGGAAATCGCTCTTCGCCATCTCCGAGCCGCCGATCCAATCTTGGCTCCCTTGATCGACATGCACCAACCACCGACCTTCGATAGCTTTCATACTCCATTCCTTGCTCTGACTCGGAGCATTCTTTACCAGCAACTTGCCTTCAAGGCTGGAACTTCGATCTACACGCGCTTCATCGCTCTCTGCGGCGGCGAGACTGGTGTTGTGCCCGAGAACGTGCTTGCACTAACCCCTCAGCAGCTTCGGCAAATCGGGGTCTCGGGGCGTAAAGCTAGCTACCTCCATGACCTAGCTAGGAAGTATCAAAATGGGATTCTTTCCGATACTGCGATTGTAAATATGGATGACAAGTCGCTCTTTACAATGCTTACGATGGTGAATGGAATTGGGTCTTGGTCTGTTCACATGTTCATGATCTTCTCTCTCCACAGACCCGATGTGCTTCCGATTAACGACCTCGGCGTTCGCAAAGGGGTCCAATTTCTTTACAATCTTGAAGACTTACCTCGGCCCTCTCAGATGGAGCAGTTATGCGAGAAGTGGAAGCCTTATCGATCAGTCGCTGCGTGGTACATGTGGAGGTTTGTTGAAGCTAAAGGAGCTCCTTCTAGTGCTGCTTCAGTGGTGGCTGGCGCTAGTctacaacagcagcaacaacaaccaGGGGAGCCACAGCAACCGCAACAGCAACAGCAACAACCCCAGCTTATGGATCCTCTAAATATTCTCAATATTGG TTCGGGGCCAGGCATGGACAACCAATTTAGGGCGTGTGCCTGGGGGCAATGA